Proteins encoded together in one Acipenser ruthenus chromosome 22, fAciRut3.2 maternal haplotype, whole genome shotgun sequence window:
- the aanat2 gene encoding arylalkylamine N-acetyltransferase 2, whose product MAQQQVNNSPFLKPFFLKLPMCSPSHIRQRRHTLPASELRNLTPQDAISVFEIEREAFVSVSGECPLTLEEVLHFLGQCPELSLGWFEEGQLVAFIIGSGWDKERLSQDAMTAHVPETPTVHMHVLSVHRHCRQQGKGSVLLWRYLQYLRCLPGLRRALLICEEFLVPFYLKAGFKEKGPSAITVGQMSFTEMEYLLGGTAFARRNSGC is encoded by the exons ATGGCCCAGCAGCAGGTGAATAATTCTCCCTTTCTCAAGCCCTTCTTCCTGAAGCTCCCGATGTGCAGCCCGAGCCACATCCGCCAGCGCAGACACACCCTCCCCGCCAGCGAGCTCAGGAACCTCACCCCTCAGGATGCCATCAGTGTCTTTGAGATCGAGAGAGAAG ccTTCGTGTCGGTATCAGGAGAGTGTCCCCTCACGCTGGAGGAGGTCCTGCACTTTCTAGGTCAGTGTCCTGAGCTGTCCCTGGGATGGTTTGAGGAGGGGCAGCTTGTCGCCTTCATCATTGGCTCCGGCTGGGACAAGGAGAGGCTGTCGCAG GACGCCATGACGGCGCATGTTCCTGAAACGCCCACAGTCCACATGCATGTGCTGTCTGTGCACCGACACTGCCGTCAGCAAGGGAAGGGCTCCGTCCTGCTATGGCGCTACCTGCAGTACCTGCGCTGTCTGCCGGGCCTGCGCCGTGCGCTGCTCATCTGTGAGGAGTTTCTGGTGCCGTTCTACCTTAAGGCTGGCTTCAAGGAGAAGGGCCCCTCCGCCATCACTGTGGGCCAGATGAGCTTTACCGAGATGGAGTACCTGCTGGGGGGAACAGCCTTTGCACGTAGGAACAGCGGCTGTTAG
- the LOC117431680 gene encoding inactive rhomboid protein 1 isoform X1: MAEPRQDSTSSLQRKKPPWLKLDIPTAHASLEEPTFVQPFKRQGFLRSISMPAENTHLHSPPNETRRPPLQRQTSITQNIKRGTADWFGVSKDSDATQKWQRKSLRHCSQRYGKLKPQVIREMDLPSQDNISLTSTETPPPLYVPTSQHGMQKIVDPLARGRAFRMVEEVDGYSVPHTPITPGATSLCSFTSSRSGFNRIPRRRKRESVARMSFRAAAALVKGRSSKESTLRRAQRRSFTPASFLEEDTVDFPDELDTSFFARDGVLHEEMSTYPDEVFESPSEAAIKEAEASKALDETDLTGSALDKNELEKSHLMLPLERGWRKGKEGPLVQPKVRLRQEVVSVSGQRRGQRISVPVKKLFAKEKRPYGLGIVGKLTNRTYRKRIDSYVKRQIEDMDDHRPFFTYWITFVHLLITILAVSIYGFVPAGFSQNEKVDSVLRNKGVYENVKYVYQENFWIGPSSEALIHLGAKFSPCMRQDQQVHRLIQKKREKEKHSACCVRNDRSGCVQTSEEECSSTLAVWVKWPQHSSSPMQANKSTRHFGSVCHQDPRFCEEPASVSPHEWPDDITKWPICTKQSDVKQTNLPHLDCVLTGRPCCIGTKGRCEITSREYCDFMNGHFHDTATLCSQVHCMDDVCGLLPFLNPDVPDQFYRLWLSLFLHAGILHCLVSVCFQMTILRDLEKLAGWLRISIIYILSGITGNLASAIFLPYRAEVGPAGSQFGILACLFVELFQSWQILARPWRAFFKLVGVVLFLFAFGMLPWIDNFAHISGFISGFFLSFSFLPYISFGRLDMYRKRCQIIVFLLVFLGLFAGLVVLFYVYPITCEWCEYLTCIPFTDKFCEKYDLNAHLH; encoded by the exons ATGGCTGAGCCACGACAGGACAGCACCAGCAGCTTGCAGCGGAAGAAACCCCCGTGGCTCAAACTGGACATTCCCACTGCCCACGCCTCCCTCGAGGAGCCCACCTTTGTTCAG CCCTTCAAGCGGCAGGGCTTCTTGAGGAGCATCAGCATGCCTGCTGAAAACACGCACCTGCATTCCCCCCCCAACGAGACCCGGCGGCCCCCCCTCCAACGCCAGACCTCAATCACACAGAACATCAAAAG GGGAACGGCAGACTGGTTCGGGGTCAGTAAGGACAGCGATGCCACTCAGAAATGGCAGCGTAAGAGCCTGCGGCACTGCAGCCAGCGCTACGGGAAGCTGAAGCCGCAGGTGATCCGGGAGATGGACCTTCCCAGCCAGGACAACATCTCACTGACCAGTACCGAGACCCCGCCCCCTCTCTACGTACCCACCTCCCAGCACGGCATGCAGAAG ATTGTCGACCCCCTGGCGCGAGGGAGGGCCTTCCGCATGGTTGAGGAGGTTGATGGGTACAGCGTGCCTCACACCCCCATCACCCCCGGCGCCACCTCCCTCTGCTCCTTCACCAGCTCCCGCTCCGGCTTCAACCGCATCCCTCGCCGACGCAAACGAGAGTCTGTCGCCAGGATGAGCTTCCGCGCTGCTGCCGCGCTCGTCAAG GGCCGGTCATCCAAGGAGAGCACTCTGCGACGGGCACAGCGTCGCAGCTTTACCCCCGCCAGCTTCCTGGAGGAGGACACCGTGGACTTCCCCGACGAGCTCGACACTTCCTTCTTTGCTCGG GATGGCGTGTTGCATGAGGAGATGTCCACTTACCCTGACGAAGTGTTCGAGTCACCCTCCGAGGCGGCCATCAAAGAGGCAGAGGCAAGCAAGGCCCTGGATGAGACGGACCTCACCGGAAGTGCCTTGGACAAGAACGAACTTGAAAAGAGCCACCTCATGCT GCCGCTGGAGCGGGGCTGGCGCAAGGGGAAGGAGGGCCCGCTGGTGCAGCCGAAGGTCCGGTTACGACAGGAGGTGGTGAGTGTGAGCGGGCAGAGGCGGGGCCAGAGGATCTCCGTGCCCGTCAAGAAGCTCTTTGCCAAAGAGAAAAGGCCGTACGGGCTGGGCATAGTGGGCAAGCTGACCAACCGCACGTACCGCAAGCGCATCGACAGCTATGTCAAGAGACAGATAGAGGACATGGATGACCACAG ACCGTTTTTCACATACTGGATAACTTTCGTCCACTTGCTAATCACAATCCTGGCAGTGTCTATCTATGGATTTGTACCTGCGGGATTTTCACAGAACGAGAAAGTAGATTCT GTTTTAAGGAATAAAGGTGTTTATGAAAATGTTAAATATGTATATCAGGAAAACTTCTGGATTGGACCAAGTTCG GAGGCGCTCATCCACCTGGGTGCAAAGTTCTCCCCCTGCATGCGGCAGGACCAGCAGGTGCACCGGCTCATCCAAaagaagagagagaaggagaagcacTCTGCCTGCTGTGTGCGGAACGACCGCTCTGGCTGTGTACAGACCTCTGAGGAGGAGTGCTCA TCCACACTGGCTGTGTGGGTGAAATGGCCCCAGCACTCCAGCTCCCCAATGCAGGCTAATAAAAGCACAAGACATTTTGGGTCTGTCTGTCACCAGGATCCCAG GTTTTGCGAGGAACCTGCCTCTGTGTCTCCTCACGAATGGCCCGATGACATCACTAAATGGCCT ATCTGCACTAAACAAAGTGACGTGAAGCAGACCAACCTCCCCCACTTGGACTGTGTCTTAACAGGCAGACCGTGCTGCATCGGAACCAAAGGAAG gtgtGAAATCACATCCAGAGAGTATTGTGATTTTATGAATGGGCATTTTCATGATACTGCCACCCTGTGCTCACAG GTACACTGTATGGATGACGTGTGTGGATTACTTCCCTTTTTAAACCCAGATGTTCCTGATCAGTTTTACAGGCTGTGGTTGTCTCTTTTCCTCCATGCTGG GATCCTGCACTGCCTGGTGTCGGTGTGTTTCCAGATGACCATCCTGCGGGACCTGGAGAAGCTGGCGGGCTGGCTGCGAATCTCCATCATCTACATCCTGAGTGGGATCACCGGGAACCTTGCCAGCGCCATCTTCTTGCCCTACAGAGCCGAG GTGGGTCCGGCAGGGTCGCAGTTTGGCATCCTGGCCTGCCTCTTCGTGGAGCTGTTCCAGAGCTGGCAGATCCTGGCACGGCCGTGGCGGGCCTTCTTCAAGCTGGTGGGCGTTGTGCTGTTCCTCTTCGCTTTCGGGATGCTGCCCTGGATCGACAACTTCGCCCACATCTCGGGCTTCATCTCGGGCTTCTTCCTGTCCTTCTCCTTCCTGCCCTACATCAGCTTCGGCCGCCTTGACATGTACCGCAAGCGCTGCCAGATCATCGTCTTCCTGCTGGTGTTCCTGGGGCTCTTTGCCGGCCTCGTTGTGCTCTTCTACGTCTACCCAATCACGTGCGAGTGGTGCGAGTACCTCACCTGCATCCCCTTCACGGACAAGTTCTGCGAGAAATACGACCTCAACGCACACCTCCATTGA
- the LOC117431680 gene encoding inactive rhomboid protein 1 isoform X2, with the protein MDLPSQDNISLTSTETPPPLYVPTSQHGMQKIVDPLARGRAFRMVEEVDGYSVPHTPITPGATSLCSFTSSRSGFNRIPRRRKRESVARMSFRAAAALVKGRSSKESTLRRAQRRSFTPASFLEEDTVDFPDELDTSFFARDGVLHEEMSTYPDEVFESPSEAAIKEAEASKALDETDLTGSALDKNELEKSHLMLPLERGWRKGKEGPLVQPKVRLRQEVVSVSGQRRGQRISVPVKKLFAKEKRPYGLGIVGKLTNRTYRKRIDSYVKRQIEDMDDHRPFFTYWITFVHLLITILAVSIYGFVPAGFSQNEKVDSVLRNKGVYENVKYVYQENFWIGPSSEALIHLGAKFSPCMRQDQQVHRLIQKKREKEKHSACCVRNDRSGCVQTSEEECSSTLAVWVKWPQHSSSPMQANKSTRHFGSVCHQDPRFCEEPASVSPHEWPDDITKWPICTKQSDVKQTNLPHLDCVLTGRPCCIGTKGRCEITSREYCDFMNGHFHDTATLCSQVHCMDDVCGLLPFLNPDVPDQFYRLWLSLFLHAGILHCLVSVCFQMTILRDLEKLAGWLRISIIYILSGITGNLASAIFLPYRAEVGPAGSQFGILACLFVELFQSWQILARPWRAFFKLVGVVLFLFAFGMLPWIDNFAHISGFISGFFLSFSFLPYISFGRLDMYRKRCQIIVFLLVFLGLFAGLVVLFYVYPITCEWCEYLTCIPFTDKFCEKYDLNAHLH; encoded by the exons ATGGACCTTCCCAGCCAGGACAACATCTCACTGACCAGTACCGAGACCCCGCCCCCTCTCTACGTACCCACCTCCCAGCACGGCATGCAGAAG ATTGTCGACCCCCTGGCGCGAGGGAGGGCCTTCCGCATGGTTGAGGAGGTTGATGGGTACAGCGTGCCTCACACCCCCATCACCCCCGGCGCCACCTCCCTCTGCTCCTTCACCAGCTCCCGCTCCGGCTTCAACCGCATCCCTCGCCGACGCAAACGAGAGTCTGTCGCCAGGATGAGCTTCCGCGCTGCTGCCGCGCTCGTCAAG GGCCGGTCATCCAAGGAGAGCACTCTGCGACGGGCACAGCGTCGCAGCTTTACCCCCGCCAGCTTCCTGGAGGAGGACACCGTGGACTTCCCCGACGAGCTCGACACTTCCTTCTTTGCTCGG GATGGCGTGTTGCATGAGGAGATGTCCACTTACCCTGACGAAGTGTTCGAGTCACCCTCCGAGGCGGCCATCAAAGAGGCAGAGGCAAGCAAGGCCCTGGATGAGACGGACCTCACCGGAAGTGCCTTGGACAAGAACGAACTTGAAAAGAGCCACCTCATGCT GCCGCTGGAGCGGGGCTGGCGCAAGGGGAAGGAGGGCCCGCTGGTGCAGCCGAAGGTCCGGTTACGACAGGAGGTGGTGAGTGTGAGCGGGCAGAGGCGGGGCCAGAGGATCTCCGTGCCCGTCAAGAAGCTCTTTGCCAAAGAGAAAAGGCCGTACGGGCTGGGCATAGTGGGCAAGCTGACCAACCGCACGTACCGCAAGCGCATCGACAGCTATGTCAAGAGACAGATAGAGGACATGGATGACCACAG ACCGTTTTTCACATACTGGATAACTTTCGTCCACTTGCTAATCACAATCCTGGCAGTGTCTATCTATGGATTTGTACCTGCGGGATTTTCACAGAACGAGAAAGTAGATTCT GTTTTAAGGAATAAAGGTGTTTATGAAAATGTTAAATATGTATATCAGGAAAACTTCTGGATTGGACCAAGTTCG GAGGCGCTCATCCACCTGGGTGCAAAGTTCTCCCCCTGCATGCGGCAGGACCAGCAGGTGCACCGGCTCATCCAAaagaagagagagaaggagaagcacTCTGCCTGCTGTGTGCGGAACGACCGCTCTGGCTGTGTACAGACCTCTGAGGAGGAGTGCTCA TCCACACTGGCTGTGTGGGTGAAATGGCCCCAGCACTCCAGCTCCCCAATGCAGGCTAATAAAAGCACAAGACATTTTGGGTCTGTCTGTCACCAGGATCCCAG GTTTTGCGAGGAACCTGCCTCTGTGTCTCCTCACGAATGGCCCGATGACATCACTAAATGGCCT ATCTGCACTAAACAAAGTGACGTGAAGCAGACCAACCTCCCCCACTTGGACTGTGTCTTAACAGGCAGACCGTGCTGCATCGGAACCAAAGGAAG gtgtGAAATCACATCCAGAGAGTATTGTGATTTTATGAATGGGCATTTTCATGATACTGCCACCCTGTGCTCACAG GTACACTGTATGGATGACGTGTGTGGATTACTTCCCTTTTTAAACCCAGATGTTCCTGATCAGTTTTACAGGCTGTGGTTGTCTCTTTTCCTCCATGCTGG GATCCTGCACTGCCTGGTGTCGGTGTGTTTCCAGATGACCATCCTGCGGGACCTGGAGAAGCTGGCGGGCTGGCTGCGAATCTCCATCATCTACATCCTGAGTGGGATCACCGGGAACCTTGCCAGCGCCATCTTCTTGCCCTACAGAGCCGAG GTGGGTCCGGCAGGGTCGCAGTTTGGCATCCTGGCCTGCCTCTTCGTGGAGCTGTTCCAGAGCTGGCAGATCCTGGCACGGCCGTGGCGGGCCTTCTTCAAGCTGGTGGGCGTTGTGCTGTTCCTCTTCGCTTTCGGGATGCTGCCCTGGATCGACAACTTCGCCCACATCTCGGGCTTCATCTCGGGCTTCTTCCTGTCCTTCTCCTTCCTGCCCTACATCAGCTTCGGCCGCCTTGACATGTACCGCAAGCGCTGCCAGATCATCGTCTTCCTGCTGGTGTTCCTGGGGCTCTTTGCCGGCCTCGTTGTGCTCTTCTACGTCTACCCAATCACGTGCGAGTGGTGCGAGTACCTCACCTGCATCCCCTTCACGGACAAGTTCTGCGAGAAATACGACCTCAACGCACACCTCCATTGA